In Streptomyces sp. NBC_00878, a single window of DNA contains:
- a CDS encoding nitrilase-related carbon-nitrogen hydrolase produces MANVVRAALVQATWTGDTASMVAKHEEHAREAARQGAKIIGFQEVFNAPYFCQVQEPEHYRWAEPVPDGPTVTRMRELARETGMVVVVPVFEVEQSGFYFNTAAVIDADGTYLGKYRKHHIPQVKGFWEKYYFKPGNLGWPVFDTAVGKVGVYICYDRHFPEGWRQLGLNGAQLVYNPSATSRGLSAHLWQLEQPAAAVANEYFIAAINRVGEEEYGDNDFYGTSYFVDPRGQFVGETASDKNEELVVRDLDFDLVEEVRQQWAFYRDRRPDAYEGLVQP; encoded by the coding sequence ATGGCCAACGTCGTACGCGCCGCTCTGGTCCAGGCCACCTGGACCGGCGACACCGCATCCATGGTCGCCAAGCACGAGGAGCACGCCCGCGAGGCGGCCCGTCAGGGCGCGAAGATCATCGGATTCCAGGAAGTCTTCAACGCCCCCTACTTCTGCCAGGTCCAGGAGCCGGAGCACTACCGCTGGGCAGAACCGGTACCGGACGGCCCCACCGTCACCCGTATGCGGGAACTGGCCCGAGAGACCGGCATGGTCGTCGTCGTCCCGGTCTTCGAGGTCGAGCAGTCCGGCTTCTACTTCAACACGGCAGCGGTGATCGACGCCGACGGCACCTACCTCGGCAAGTACCGCAAGCACCACATCCCCCAGGTCAAGGGCTTCTGGGAGAAGTACTACTTCAAACCGGGCAACCTCGGCTGGCCCGTCTTCGACACCGCGGTCGGCAAGGTCGGTGTCTACATCTGCTACGACCGGCACTTCCCGGAGGGCTGGCGCCAGCTCGGTCTGAACGGCGCGCAGCTCGTCTACAACCCGTCGGCGACCTCCCGGGGCCTGTCCGCCCACCTCTGGCAGCTGGAACAGCCGGCCGCCGCCGTCGCCAACGAGTACTTCATCGCCGCCATCAACCGTGTCGGCGAGGAGGAGTACGGGGACAACGACTTCTACGGGACGTCGTACTTCGTCGACCCGCGCGGCCAGTTCGTCGGCGAGACCGCGAGCGACAAGAACGAGGAGCTCGTCGTCCGCGACCTCGACTT
- a CDS encoding helix-turn-helix domain-containing protein, with translation MVRTPLTPEERERGERLGKLLREARGGRSMVEVAASAGLSAETLRKIETGRAPTPAFFTVAALARVLGLSMDEIAGSCALAPAFTLG, from the coding sequence ATGGTACGAACCCCGCTGACCCCTGAAGAGCGAGAGCGCGGCGAGCGGCTCGGGAAGCTGCTGCGCGAGGCCCGTGGTGGCCGCAGCATGGTGGAGGTCGCCGCGAGCGCGGGCCTCTCCGCCGAGACCCTCCGTAAGATCGAGACGGGGCGGGCGCCGACTCCCGCCTTCTTCACGGTGGCGGCGCTGGCGCGCGTGCTGGGTCTCTCGATGGACGAGATCGCCGGCAGTTGCGCACTTGCCCCGGCGTTTACGCTGGGATGA
- the map gene encoding type I methionyl aminopeptidase has translation MVELKTDTSVDAMYEAGQVVARGLTAVREAADVGVSLLELDEVAHQVLRDAGAGSPFLGYRPSFAPVPFPAVICASVNDAIVHGIPTGYRLRDGDLVSIDFGAELDGWAGDSALSFVVGAPRPADLRLVETAERALAAGIEAAVVGNRIGDIAHAIGTVCRTAGYGIPDGFGGHGIGRRMHEDPAVPNEGRPGRGLPLRHGMVLAIEPMLIAGGTDAYHAAPDGWTLRTNDGTRAAHAEHTVAITDAGPRILTAR, from the coding sequence ATGGTGGAACTCAAGACGGACACGTCTGTCGACGCGATGTACGAAGCGGGCCAGGTCGTGGCCCGGGGCCTCACGGCGGTGCGTGAGGCCGCCGACGTCGGTGTCTCGCTCCTGGAGCTGGACGAGGTCGCGCACCAGGTCCTGCGGGACGCGGGCGCGGGCTCCCCGTTCCTCGGCTATCGGCCCTCCTTCGCCCCTGTGCCCTTCCCGGCCGTCATCTGCGCCTCCGTGAACGACGCGATCGTGCACGGCATCCCGACCGGCTACCGCCTGCGCGACGGCGACCTGGTCTCGATCGACTTCGGCGCCGAACTCGACGGCTGGGCGGGCGACTCGGCGCTCAGTTTCGTGGTCGGCGCGCCGCGCCCCGCCGACCTGCGCCTCGTCGAGACCGCCGAGCGCGCCCTCGCGGCGGGCATCGAGGCGGCCGTCGTCGGCAACCGCATCGGCGACATCGCGCACGCGATCGGCACGGTGTGCCGCACGGCGGGGTACGGCATCCCGGACGGCTTCGGCGGCCACGGCATCGGCCGCCGCATGCACGAGGACCCGGCCGTCCCGAACGAGGGCCGGCCCGGCCGCGGCCTCCCGCTGCGCCACGGCATGGTCCTCGCCATCGAGCCCATGCTCATCGCCGGCGGCACCGACGCGTACCACGCCGCCCCCGACGGCTGGACCCTCCGCACGAACGACGGCACCCGAGCGGCCCACGCGGAGCACACCGTGGCCATCACGGACGCGGGGCCGCGCATCCTGACGGCCCGCTGA